In Symmachiella dynata, the following are encoded in one genomic region:
- a CDS encoding phosphatase PAP2 family protein, protein MPVESDIVRPVPGASASPVSLSKEQGGTPLCSAQFLRWFLVPATLLMAGAAAFYVDMPLAKFCYAREYPGFIRHILDNAEPFGDAYGLLLIVCGLFLLNPAGRFAVPWLIASGLCSGLAADVVKLLVSRTRPQSFNLNITNVAATFNGWLPEMGAKSEFQSFPSAHTAVGVGFAIALCQFYPRGRVLFIAMAVMCGMHRVQSCAHFLSDAFIGAAVGWLISHLILHSKWCPAGPAPLGLSTTEHATT, encoded by the coding sequence ATGCCCGTAGAAAGTGACATCGTGCGGCCGGTTCCCGGTGCGTCAGCATCACCGGTCTCCCTCTCAAAAGAGCAGGGGGGCACTCCGTTATGTTCCGCGCAGTTCCTGCGCTGGTTCCTCGTGCCGGCCACCTTACTGATGGCAGGAGCGGCTGCGTTCTACGTCGATATGCCGTTGGCCAAGTTCTGTTACGCGCGCGAATATCCCGGTTTTATACGACATATTCTCGATAATGCTGAACCGTTTGGAGATGCGTACGGGTTATTGTTGATTGTTTGCGGCTTGTTCCTGCTGAATCCCGCTGGACGCTTTGCCGTGCCTTGGCTGATCGCCTCGGGGCTTTGTTCGGGATTAGCGGCCGATGTCGTCAAATTGCTCGTCAGCCGCACGCGGCCCCAGAGCTTCAATCTGAACATCACCAACGTTGCCGCAACCTTTAACGGCTGGTTGCCCGAGATGGGGGCCAAGTCCGAATTTCAAAGCTTTCCTTCGGCTCATACCGCGGTCGGAGTCGGTTTTGCCATCGCTCTGTGCCAGTTTTATCCCCGCGGCCGCGTGTTGTTTATCGCCATGGCCGTGATGTGTGGGATGCATCGCGTGCAAAGCTGTGCCCACTTTCTCAGTGACGCCTTCATCGGCGCCGCTGTTGGTTGGCTCATCAGCCATCTCATTCTTCATTCCAAATGGTGTCCCGCCGGACCTGCGCCGCTGGGGTTATCAACGACGGAACACGCCACAACATGA